The following proteins come from a genomic window of Dermacentor albipictus isolate Rhodes 1998 colony chromosome 8, USDA_Dalb.pri_finalv2, whole genome shotgun sequence:
- the Polr1E gene encoding DNA-directed RNA polymerase I subunit RPA49: MAPKKWRLRAAQGPTCVPIVSFSHGSLNASTRLPTTVYEQKVTTAGRTKTRRILASEADGLEYVGENYGEHGLRANAHCNHFVAVENVSTGAVSLYPADLIAMRPYFARSAPSDSTSKAPDSKTFREKVDALATAFGSKRKRKAVETRLRLNVEEDTLHETTASTLAAVKDSLTALEKDATGGGGGKSSTSVAESIPPQNRDATIPQDVYRIEDVIPPEHNDYLDEVAEPLLNATPDQIAQWRSDATYPEYVVNRVERLSKDPENRAIEARLLAFYCMLVSISRLRYTDVKKRDPLPDVAQPLKGILLDTFTLTARSERGVTSRSFPQRMKDKVLAYILVVVLVLEDYKFDFKTVQLDTKASDRTLTTLAYALGCHVGTRKTPGTRVGSKFLELKLPLVDPSQHQKAKRGRM, translated from the coding sequence ATGGCACCTAAGAAGTGGCGCTTGAGAGCGGCACAGGGACCAACATGTGTACCGATCGTCTCCTTCTCGCACGGCTCGCTAAATGCCTCGACGCGACTGCCCACCACCGTCTACGAGCAAAAGGTGACCACCGCCGGCCGCACCAAGACCCGGCGCATCCTGGCCTCCGAAGCCGACGGCTTGGAGTATGTCGGCGAAAACTACGGCGAACACGGACTCCGCGCCAACGCGCACTGCAACCACTTCGTGGCCGTCGAGAATGTGAGCACGGGAGCCGTCTCGCTTTACCCGGCCGACCTGATCGCCATGCGGCCTTACTTCGCCAGATCGGCGCCCAGCGACAGCACCTCGAAAGCGCCGGACAGCAAGACGTTTCGCGAGAAGGTCGACGCCCTCGCGACAGCCTTCGGTAGCAAGCGCAAGAGAAAGGCGGTCGAGACCCGCCTCCGACTCAACGTCGAAGAAGACACGCTTCACGAGACCACAGCCAGCACTCTCGCAGCCGTCAAGGACAGTCTGACGGCGCTCGAAAAGGACGCgacaggcggcggcggcggcaagtcTTCGACGTCGGTCGCCGAGTCGATACCGCCGCAGAACCGCGATGCGACCATCCCCCAGGACGTGTACCGGATCGAGGACGTCATCCCGCCAGAGCACAACGATTACCTCGACGAGGTGGCCGAGCCTCTGCTGAACGCGACGCCGGACCAGATCGCCCAGTGGAGATCGGATGCCACGTACCCCGAGTACGTCGTCAACCGCGTCGAACGCCTCTCCAAGGACCCCGAGAACAGGGCCATCGAGGCGAGGCTGCTAGCCTTCTACTGCATGCTCGTCTCGATCTCCCGCCTGAGGTACACCGACGTCAAAAAGAGGGACCCGCTGCCCGACGTCGCGCAACCGCTCAAGGGGATCCTTCTGGACACGTTCACGCTGACCGCGCGCAGCGAACGGGGCGTGACGTCACGCAGCTTTCCGCAGCGGATGAAGGACAAGGTGCTCGCCTACATCCTGGTGGTCGTGCTCGTGCTGGAGGACTACAAGTTCGACTTCAAGACGGTCCAGCTCGACACCAAGGCGTCGGACAGGACGCTGACGACGCTGGCGTACGCGCTCGGCTGTCACGTGGGCACGAGAAAGACGCCGGGGACGCGCGTGGGAAGCAAGTTCCTCGAACTCAAGCTGCCCCTCGTGGACCCCAGTCAGCATCAGAAAGCCAAGAGGGGCAGGATGTGA